The following nucleotide sequence is from Vibrio sp. VB16.
GTGCGTAATAGCAAGTGAAGCAGGCATCCATCGGCTCAACCAAATTTGGCTACCTTGGTCTATAAGTAAAATAGAGCCAAGGAGAGCAAAAATTGGGGCGGTAAGATAAAAACGTAATGGAACATCGAGTCTAGGAATGGCATCGAAATTAAGTCCAGTCATTCTCATTGCTACGAGTCCTCACGTATTCTGTTGTATCGGCGTCATCTCGATGCCAGATAAATATAAGGTGCTTGCCTTCATCTATCTCCACATGCCGATATAAATACTTGGATTGGATAATTTCAAACAGAGGGGCGGGTTTTCGCCTATGTGAAACCCGTAGTAGACCACCCATCGGCAAACCAGATAACACTTTGGTTATCTCCGTCATAGGGTGAGGAGGCTCCAAAATACTCACATCGAGCCTGAATATATCTGGCAAATTAGGTGACCGAATATTTGTCGTGCCGTCATTAACCATAGCTCGATTAACCTCGAGAAGTTGACAGTTGGCTATCCATTTGTGATACGACTTCATCATTGTTCGGCAAATGCATATCGGTCATAGGGTAAAGCATCTGTTCTTCTTTCATATTATGCTGTTGAATCAATAACATGACACTTTCAACTATGCCCATGGCTCTGTCTAGGTTCTTATCTTGAATGGCGTTATTCATCTGTTCGAACATCCCTTTTACCTGGCTATGTTCTGAACGCATAACCATAGTCGGGCCACTCGTCATACCGGTTTTTTGTTCAAATGCTGGAAAAAGAATCTCCTCTTCCGCTGTAAAGTGCGCCACCGTCTCTTGCTCAAATATCTGCCAAGCTTGACTAAACCCAACCCAATTTTTATCAGCCAATAAACCTTCAGCGTCAACCAATAGGTTGTCACACGTTTTGTGGTGTTCCGTCATATAATTTTGGATAGAAGACATCGAGGACCTCTTAAGTCGTATTTCAAAGAATCAATATAATTATTAATGACCTAGAATTATATACCTTTTAAGGTGTATTTTACCGTCGATCATCAATCTTCACTCAAATATTTAATCCAACGCAGGCTTTCTTCGCTCGATTCTATCCTGTGTAACTCAGTGGCGACCTGTAATGCTTGTTCCTTTTTTCCGATCGCGCTCAGTGCTTGCGTTTTTGCCAACAACATTTGACTTGTCTGGTTGGTCAGCTTATCAATGCTAATTAATGCCCGTTTATAGTCCCTCATTTTCAGTAACAAAAGCGCATGTTGCCAATAAAACTTATTGTCAATTTGTGCCGCCTTAAGCCAAATAGAGGCGGCCTTATCCCACTCTTTCGCCGCCTGCCAATACTCCGCTTGTTGGGCCCGCAATGTGGCACTGCTATCTAGCCCTTTTAACCTTGCATAGGTTTGTGCCGCTTTTTTGGGAACCCCATCCTGTGCATACAATTGGGCCATCAACATCAGATATTGATCACTCAACTCAAATCCTACACGATCCGCTTGTTGCAAGGTAATCAGTGCTTGCTGCTGCTGTTGCGTGTAAATATAGAGTGTAATCAGTTGACGCCACC
It contains:
- a CDS encoding DUF2249 domain-containing protein; translated protein: MVNDGTTNIRSPNLPDIFRLDVSILEPPHPMTEITKVLSGLPMGGLLRVSHRRKPAPLFEIIQSKYLYRHVEIDEGKHLIFIWHRDDADTTEYVRTRSNENDWT
- a CDS encoding hemerythrin domain-containing protein; translated protein: MSSIQNYMTEHHKTCDNLLVDAEGLLADKNWVGFSQAWQIFEQETVAHFTAEEEILFPAFEQKTGMTSGPTMVMRSEHSQVKGMFEQMNNAIQDKNLDRAMGIVESVMLLIQQHNMKEEQMLYPMTDMHLPNNDEVVSQMDSQLSTSRG